CCTTAAAAATCCACTACCGTATTCACACTGTAAAGAAACCATACAGCTGTGACCTATGTGGTAAAGCTTTCACTAAAAAGTGCAGTCTAAAAACCCACCAACGTATTCATACAGGTGAGAAACTGTACAGCTGTGACCAATGTGGGAAAGGTTTCATCACAAAATTGAGTCTAGAAACGCACCAACGTATTCATACAGGTGAGAAACCATACAGCTGTGACCAATGTGGGAAAGTGTTCACTACAAATGGCGCCTTAAAAATCCACTACCgtattcacactggagagaaaccgTTCAGCTGTGACCAATGTACGAAAGCTTTCGCTACAAAAGCTGAATTAAAATTACACCAACGTAGTCATACAGGTGAGAAACCGTACAGCTGTGACCAATGTGGGAAAGCTTTCACTACAGGTAGTTATCTACAAATCCACCAACGTATTCACCGTGGTGAGAAACCATACAGCTGTGACCAATGTGGGAAAGCTTTCACTACAGGTAGTTATCTACAAATCCACCAACGTATTCACCGTGGAGAGAAACCGTACAGCTGTGACCAATGTGGGAAACGTTACACTGCAAATGGTGCCTTAAAAACCCACTACCGTATTCACACCGGAGAGAAACCATACAGATGTGACCAATGTGGTAAAGCTTTCACTAAAAAGTGCAGTCTACAAACCCACCAACGTATTCATACAGGTGAGAAACCGTACAGCTGTGACCAATGTGGGAAAGCTTTTATCGAAAATGGCGCCTTAAAAATCCACTACCGTATTCACACCGGAGAGAAACCATACAGCTGTGACCAATGTGGGAAAGCTTTTGCTACAAACGCTGAATTAAAATTGCACCAATTTTTTCATACAGGTGAGAAACCGTATAGCTGTGACCAATGTGGTAAAGCTTTCACTACAGGTAGTAATCTACAAGTCCACCAACGTATTCACACCGGAGAGAAACCATACAGTTGTGACCTATGTGATAAATCTTTCACTAAAAAGTGCAGGCTACATACCCACCAACGTATTCATACAGGTGAGAAACCGTACAGCTGTGACCAATGTGGGAAAGTGTTCACTACAAATGGCGCCTTAAAAATCCACTACCgtattcacactggagagaaaccgTTCAGCTGTGACCAATGTACGAAAGCTTTCAGTACAGGTGGTTATCTACAAATCCACCAACGTATTCACCGTGGAGAGAAACCATACAGCTGTCACCAATGTGGGAAACGTTACACTACAAATGGTGCCTTCAAAACCCACTACCGTATTCACACCGGAGAGAAACCATACAGATGTGACCAATGTGGTAAAGCTTTCACTACAGGTGGTtatctaaaaatccaccaacgtATTCACACCGGGGAGAAACTATACAGCTGTGACCAATGTGGGAAACGTTACACTACAAATGGCGCCTTAAAAACCCACTACCgtattcacactggagagaaaccaCACAAGTGTGATCAGTGTGCGAAAGCTTTTTCTAGAGATTTTGAtctaaaaagccaccaacgcattcacactgtaGAGTAACCATACAGCTGTGAcaaatgtgggaaaactttcacttCAAGCAATAATTTAGAAGTCCATCGATGCATCGATGAGAATTACTGCAGGTGCGACAAATGTGGGAAAGCTTTCACTAGTAATAGTGCACTACTGCATTAACAGTGGTAAGAAACTGTACAGCTGTGACCAATGTGGGAAAATGTGCACTTCAAATGTAGACCTAAAAGTCCACTaccgcattcacactggagagaaaccgTACAGATGAGACCAGTGTGAGAAAGCTTTCACTTCAAAAAGTGATCTAAAAATGCACTATCGCATTCACACTGGTGAGAAACCATATAGCTGTGACCAATATGGGAGAAGTTTCACtcaaaacacagatttaaaaagacaTCTACGTACTCACACtagagagaagccgtacaggtgtgggcaatgtgggaaaactttcactcaGGAGAGTACCCTAACTCGCCACAGACGtgttcacactggagagaaaccaTTCTGGTGTGAGCAGTGTGGAAATGGTTTTGCTAGAGCCAGTCATTTAAAAcgccaccaacgcattcacactggtgAAAAACTCAAGAGGGTAATTTAAGAAGCTACCGTTGCACTCAAACTGgggagaagccgtacagctgtcaGTAATGTGGGAATACTTTTACTCACAGGACTTCTTTCAAAGTCCATCTATGCAATCACTCAATCTTGTGTTGAACATGTT
This genomic interval from Scomber scombrus chromosome 11, fScoSco1.1, whole genome shotgun sequence contains the following:
- the LOC133990142 gene encoding zinc finger protein 850-like: MEQSGSPPAATDEQIQTGLHCEKALTTSQCLKIHPRADTQEKHHSCDHCGKVFHKKCHLTRHQRIHTREKPYSCDQCGKAFAVKSTLKLHQYVHLERKPYCCGQCGKTYTTESYLKVHERSHTGEKPYSCYQCGKAFVTNTELKIHYRIHTGEKPYSCAQCGRSFTQATDLKRHQLTHTGDKPYICGQCGKSFTQESTLTRHQRIHSGEKPYRCDQCGNSFARDSHLKRHQHIHTGEKPFSCDQRGIAFIDERNFKMHQRVHTGEKPHKCDQCGKAFSRDFDLKSHQRIHTGEKPYTCAQCGKAFTTKSDLTRHQRTHAGAKPYICDLCGKMFSANNSLQVHRRTHTGEKPYCCDQCGKGFITKLSLETHQRIHTGEKPYSCDQCGKVFTTNGALKIHYRIHTGEKPFSCDQCTKAFATKAELKLHQRSHTGEKPYSCDQCGKAFTTGSYLQIHQRIHRGEKPYSCDQCGKAFTTGSYLQIHQRIHRGEKPYSCDQCGKRYTANGALKTHYRIHTGEKPYRCDQCGKAFTKKCSLQTHQRIHTGEKPYSCDQCGKAFIENGALKIHYRIHTGEKPYSCDQCGKAFATNAELKLHQFFHTGEKPYSCDQCGKAFTTGSNLQVHQRIHTGEKPYSCDLCDKSFTKKCRLHTHQRIHTGEKPYSCDQCGKVFTTNGALKIHYRIHTGEKPFSCDQCTKAFSTGGYLQIHQRIHRGEKPYSCHQCGKRYTTNGAFKTHYRIHTGEKPYRCDQCGKAFTTGGYLKIHQRIHTGEKLYSCDQCGKRYTTNGALKTHYRIHTGEKPHKCGQCGKTFTQESTLTRHRRVHTGEKPFWCEQCGNGFARASHLKRHQRIHTGEKLKRGALSVCSV